In the Candidatus Omnitrophota bacterium genome, one interval contains:
- the wecB gene encoding UDP-N-acetylglucosamine 2-epimerase (non-hydrolyzing) translates to MKPQKIKVILIFGTRPEVIKSAPVVKELRKYPKSIESKVIISAQHRKMADQFLGLFKIKADFDLNIMRPNQTLFDVTGRCLKKLEDILRKEKPHLVLVQGDTTTSFTASLAAYYLKIKVGHVEAGLRTDDKYRPFPEEMNRRLVSAIGDFHFSPTTKARQNLIKEGINPSSIYVTGNTVIDSLLEVARRKFRFDDPFLQKICSGKRKIILVTAHRRESFGKPLESICEALKEIARLYDVEIIYPVHLNPNVQVPVRKILAGIKNIHLIEPLEYEPFIHLMKRSYIVLTDSGGVQEEAPSLGKPVLVMREVTERPEGIKAGCAKLVGMDKKRIISAVKKLLNSKPAYNKMAKSVNPYGDGKAAKRIVSVILHSRKRLVR, encoded by the coding sequence ATGAAGCCGCAAAAAATTAAGGTCATCTTGATATTCGGTACGCGCCCCGAGGTGATCAAGTCCGCTCCGGTAGTGAAGGAGTTGCGGAAATATCCAAAATCGATCGAGTCCAAAGTGATAATCAGCGCACAACACAGGAAAATGGCAGACCAATTCCTAGGTCTTTTCAAGATAAAGGCCGATTTCGATTTGAATATAATGCGACCTAATCAGACGCTCTTTGACGTTACTGGGAGGTGCCTGAAAAAACTGGAAGATATTTTAAGGAAAGAGAAGCCTCATCTCGTCCTGGTCCAGGGGGATACCACTACTTCTTTTACAGCCAGCCTGGCAGCTTATTACCTGAAGATAAAAGTCGGTCACGTAGAAGCAGGCCTTCGGACTGACGATAAATACAGGCCGTTTCCGGAAGAAATGAACAGAAGGCTTGTCAGCGCCATAGGGGATTTCCATTTTTCACCAACGACGAAAGCCAGGCAAAATCTTATAAAGGAGGGGATAAACCCTTCAAGCATCTACGTCACCGGTAATACCGTTATAGATTCGCTATTGGAAGTAGCGAGGAGAAAGTTTAGATTCGATGACCCGTTTTTGCAGAAGATCTGTTCTGGTAAAAGGAAGATAATATTAGTTACCGCTCACAGGAGAGAAAGTTTCGGAAAGCCCCTGGAATCCATATGCGAGGCCCTTAAAGAGATAGCCCGACTCTATGATGTTGAAATTATATACCCTGTCCATCTCAACCCCAATGTCCAGGTGCCTGTAAGGAAAATTCTTGCAGGTATAAAAAATATCCATCTTATTGAGCCGTTGGAGTACGAGCCGTTTATTCACCTGATGAAAAGAAGTTATATAGTATTAACAGACTCAGGCGGAGTTCAAGAGGAGGCCCCTTCATTAGGGAAACCTGTCCTAGTCATGAGGGAAGTGACTGAACGTCCGGAGGGCATTAAGGCGGGGTGCGCAAAACTTGTCGGAATGGATAAGAAAAGGATAATTTCCGCCGTTAAGAAGCTCCTGAATTCCAAGCCGGCATACAACAAGATGGCCAAATCGGTAAATCCGTATGGCGACGGGAAAGCAGCGAAAAGGATAGTGAGCGTTATTTTGCACTCAAGAAAAAGGCTTGTCAGGTAG